In Phaseolus vulgaris cultivar G19833 chromosome 3, P. vulgaris v2.0, whole genome shotgun sequence, the sequence TGTTCAAATCTTTAGACCTATTTTGCAATCCTACACACCAAACTCCGACTACCAGTTTCTTAACTCTTACTGACATTTCCAAGCATGCAAATATCCAAATTAAACTACTCAAAAAGCCACAACAGATATagtaaaattaaaagtaatgaAAGCATTAATGCATGCACAACAATACCATTGTAGCAGGACCACGGAGTATCAAGAAAAGGAtacatcaaatagaaaccatgAGCAAAACCCCCAGCCAACACAGCCGTAAACAAGCGATCTCTCAAGACGGGTTTGTGCCGCAGCGCTAGACGAActgaaaatacaaaaaagaaaCCCGATAAGAAAAATCGAATAAAGAAAGTGTTTGAAGGAGAAGGGGTGAAGGGAATGTGAAAGTAACATACTTAGAGGGAGTGCAGGGGCATATATGAGAGGAATAAGGAACTTAATTGGGGGTCCGTTGTTCTTCCTTCTCATAACAGCTTCTCTGTGCAGGTTAA encodes:
- the LOC137807493 gene encoding uncharacterized protein translates to MATPSDPSNQEAVMRRKNNGPPIKFLIPLIYAPALPLIRLALRHKPVLRDRLFTAVLAGGFAHGFYLITDLYDKESK